A genomic region of [Eubacterium] eligens ATCC 27750 contains the following coding sequences:
- a CDS encoding Lrp/AsnC family transcriptional regulator: MDKIDKKIITLLQQNARMPLKALAENVFLSSPAVSARIERLEKEEIIEGYEVKINQLKLGYHITAFINLEVAPVQKPDFYPFIKSCPNVVECNCVTGNYSMLLKVMFPSTMELDTFIGQLQKFGRTSTQIVFSTPVAPRGIDVNQEMPTDN, encoded by the coding sequence ATGGATAAAATCGATAAGAAGATAATTACATTATTACAGCAGAATGCAAGGATGCCTTTAAAGGCTCTTGCCGAAAATGTTTTCCTTTCATCACCTGCGGTTTCAGCAAGAATTGAAAGGCTTGAGAAGGAAGAAATTATTGAAGGTTATGAAGTTAAGATTAATCAGTTAAAGCTGGGATATCATATTACTGCGTTTATTAATCTTGAAGTTGCTCCTGTACAGAAACCGGATTTCTATCCATTTATCAAATCATGCCCTAATGTTGTTGAATGCAACTGTGTAACAGGTAATTATTCAATGCTATTAAAGGTTATGTTCCCAAGTACCATGGAACTTGATACATTTATCGGCCAGCTTCAGAAGTTCGGAAGAACAAGTACACAGATTGTGTTCTCAACACCTGTTGCTCCAAGAGGTATTGATGTTAATCAGGAGATGCCTACAGATAATTAA
- a CDS encoding GreA/GreB family elongation factor, protein MGHELTKNDIKKMEEEIEYRIHEVRKAALDDVKETRAQGDLSENFEYHAAKRFKNKNESRIRYLQRTIKNATVIDDSSADDEVGVNNTVEVLYEDDESTETIKIVTTIRADSLSGMISIESPLGKALLGHKKGDRVLVQVNPQVEYYVVIKDISNTDDSDDNITSY, encoded by the coding sequence ATGGGACACGAACTTACTAAGAATGATATCAAAAAGATGGAAGAAGAGATTGAGTACAGGATACATGAGGTAAGAAAGGCTGCACTTGATGATGTCAAGGAGACAAGGGCTCAGGGTGATTTAAGTGAGAATTTCGAGTATCATGCAGCGAAAAGGTTTAAGAATAAGAACGAGAGTAGAATAAGATACCTGCAGAGAACTATTAAGAATGCGACTGTTATTGATGATTCATCAGCAGATGATGAGGTTGGTGTTAATAATACGGTTGAGGTATTGTATGAGGATGATGAAAGCACTGAGACTATTAAGATTGTTACTACAATCAGGGCTGATTCGTTAAGCGGAATGATCAGTATAGAGTCGCCTCTCGGCAAGGCTCTTCTTGGACATAAGAAGGGTGACAGGGTTCTTGTACAGGTTAATCCACAGGTTGAATATTATGTTGTTATCAAGGATATATCTAATACTGATGATTCTGATGATAATATAACAAGTTATTAA
- a CDS encoding DUF454 domain-containing protein has product MKTKIRIMVTVTILMSIGFIMMHAVPVGRIILGFVWLFHVLYFIFGIKTLKVETE; this is encoded by the coding sequence ATGAAAACCAAGATTAGAATAATGGTTACGGTTACAATTCTTATGAGCATCGGATTTATTATGATGCATGCTGTGCCGGTTGGAAGAATTATTCTTGGCTTTGTATGGCTTTTCCATGTGCTGTATTTTATATTTGGAATCAAGACACTTAAAGTCGAGACAGAATAG
- a CDS encoding AAA family ATPase: MSKASDILDNVSKVIVGKRNVSELVLTSIIAGGHVLLEDVPGTGKTMMAKSFAKSIDGEFSRIQFTPDLLPSDITGVHVYNQKEGEFVFRRGPVFANVILADEINRATPRTQSALLECMEEHQVTVDGEYSKLAEPFIVIATQNPIETAGTYQLPEAQLDRFLMKINMGYPEKDDEVLILNRFLTSNPEITLEKVATCEDIIAMKEDVKNVYIHPVLIEYIVELARMTRNEENVLTGVSPRGTLGMLNAARAYAYVAGRDYVVPEDIKILAPYVWAHRLVLQAGFMNRDNKEQIIGNVVSKTAVPTEDWNR; encoded by the coding sequence ATGAGTAAGGCTTCAGATATATTAGATAATGTAAGTAAGGTGATTGTGGGTAAGAGAAATGTTTCAGAACTGGTTCTGACAAGTATTATTGCCGGTGGACATGTTCTTCTTGAAGATGTTCCGGGAACAGGAAAGACTATGATGGCGAAATCATTTGCCAAAAGTATAGATGGTGAATTTTCAAGAATTCAGTTTACACCAGATCTTTTGCCGTCTGATATAACAGGCGTACATGTGTATAACCAGAAAGAGGGGGAGTTCGTATTCAGAAGAGGTCCTGTATTTGCTAATGTTATTCTTGCTGATGAGATTAACAGGGCAACACCGAGAACTCAGTCGGCACTTCTTGAGTGTATGGAAGAACATCAGGTTACTGTTGATGGAGAATATTCTAAACTGGCAGAACCTTTTATAGTAATTGCAACGCAGAATCCAATTGAAACAGCAGGAACATATCAGCTTCCAGAGGCACAGCTTGACAGATTCCTTATGAAGATTAATATGGGCTACCCGGAAAAAGATGATGAGGTACTCATTCTTAACAGATTCCTTACTTCTAATCCGGAAATAACTCTTGAAAAAGTGGCAACATGTGAGGATATTATAGCAATGAAGGAAGATGTTAAGAATGTATACATTCATCCGGTGCTTATTGAGTATATTGTTGAACTTGCAAGAATGACAAGAAATGAAGAAAATGTATTAACAGGTGTCAGTCCAAGAGGAACACTTGGCATGCTGAATGCTGCAAGAGCATATGCGTATGTCGCAGGCAGAGATTATGTTGTGCCAGAGGATATTAAGATTTTGGCACCATATGTATGGGCACACAGACTTGTTTTACAGGCTGGTTTTATGAACAGAGATAATAAAGAACAGATCATAGGCAATGTTGTCTCGAAAACAGCAGTTCCTACTGAAGATTGGAATAGATAA
- a CDS encoding ABC transporter ATP-binding protein/permease, whose product MSDSMETPRKPVLTAKEKEKAEKYSKRMELTLNLANLGSILQNTFTAGNRVLDILDEQPVTKDVTGCESIEFKGAAAENVTFSYGEKNIKVYCVENGRVKG is encoded by the coding sequence ATGTCTGATTCAATGGAAACACCGCGTAAACCGGTGCTTACTGCTAAGGAAAAAGAAAAAGCAGAGAAGTATTCAAAAAGAATGGAACTAACGCTTAATCTTGCTAATCTTGGAAGTATATTGCAGAACACATTTACAGCAGGAAACAGAGTGTTGGATATTCTTGATGAACAGCCGGTTACCAAGGATGTTACAGGCTGTGAGAGCATTGAATTTAAGGGCGCTGCTGCTGAAAATGTTACATTCTCATATGGAGAGAAAAATATAAAGGTGTACTGTGTTGAGAACGGCAGGGTAAAGGGATGA
- a CDS encoding ATP-dependent helicase, translating to MQFNEAQIQAIQHNKGPCMVIAGPGSGKTTVLTHRVRYLIDRCGVNPSDILVITFTKAAAEQMKLKFKGLSEGRNSAVTFGTFHAVFFTILKAAYNYSARCIIKPQVQHEFVKDQMCRLELEYDDEKEAVASVLSEISRVKGEAVNIDEYESMSVPQQSFRIIYMAYDDMLVKKHLIDFDDMIGLCRDLLMQREDYRKAWQNKYKYILVDEFQDINKAQFDVVRILADGYRNLFVVGDDDQSIYGFRGSAPQIMLDFNKYYSDAVRIDMCINYRSTGNIVLASRAVAEENEQRYYKDITTYNSQGDSVFIYEFNSLNDEKAFVTSEIRRLIDSGIAADDIAVLSRTNVIGNMYMSRLESDGIPCCDYSAVQDVYEHWISKDILTYIRIALGSRERMDFLRIINKPIRYITRSYITQPADINALKRSCERNEQMSEQVEKLASDINMIRNMSPFAAVNYIRKGIGYDEYIRNYIYEHKADKEELYNVLDELAHRASRYMSLSQWLDGITEYLKQCDTQRRNNTVEGVHMLTMHGSKGLEYKIVMVMDVCEGIIPYNKAVLDEQIEEERRLFYVAMTRAKEKLYLLSPKQRYNKDTTRSRFLEEILTARYPLLRTDLHTP from the coding sequence TTGCAGTTTAATGAAGCACAGATACAGGCTATACAACATAATAAAGGACCGTGTATGGTAATTGCCGGACCGGGGTCGGGAAAGACAACTGTTCTTACTCACAGGGTAAGATATCTTATTGACAGGTGTGGGGTCAATCCATCTGATATTCTTGTTATTACATTTACTAAGGCTGCTGCCGAACAGATGAAGCTTAAGTTTAAGGGGTTGTCAGAGGGCAGAAACTCTGCAGTAACATTTGGTACATTTCATGCAGTATTTTTTACAATACTTAAGGCTGCATATAATTATTCTGCACGCTGCATTATTAAGCCACAGGTACAGCATGAATTCGTGAAAGACCAGATGTGCAGACTTGAACTGGAGTATGATGATGAGAAGGAAGCTGTAGCAAGTGTTTTATCTGAGATAAGCCGTGTTAAGGGTGAAGCTGTTAATATAGATGAATATGAGAGCATGTCTGTTCCACAACAGAGTTTCAGAATAATATACATGGCTTATGATGATATGCTTGTAAAAAAGCATCTGATTGATTTTGATGACATGATAGGACTATGTCGTGACCTACTGATGCAGAGGGAAGATTACAGGAAGGCGTGGCAGAATAAGTATAAGTACATTTTGGTTGACGAGTTTCAGGATATCAATAAGGCTCAGTTTGATGTTGTGAGGATTCTTGCTGACGGATACAGGAATCTTTTCGTGGTGGGGGATGATGACCAGAGTATATATGGATTCAGAGGTTCTGCTCCACAGATAATGTTAGATTTCAATAAGTATTATAGTGATGCAGTAAGAATTGACATGTGTATTAATTACAGGTCAACGGGCAATATTGTGCTTGCTTCAAGGGCTGTAGCAGAGGAAAATGAGCAACGTTATTATAAAGATATAACGACCTACAATTCACAAGGAGATTCTGTGTTTATATATGAATTTAACAGCCTGAATGATGAGAAAGCATTTGTTACATCTGAGATAAGAAGACTTATTGACAGCGGAATAGCTGCTGATGACATTGCTGTGTTATCAAGAACTAATGTGATTGGGAATATGTATATGTCAAGGCTTGAAAGTGACGGGATTCCATGCTGTGATTATTCGGCAGTACAGGATGTATATGAGCACTGGATAAGTAAGGATATTCTGACATATATAAGGATTGCACTTGGAAGCAGGGAAAGAATGGACTTTCTGCGTATTATTAATAAACCAATCCGATATATAACCCGTTCATATATTACACAGCCGGCAGATATTAATGCATTGAAGAGAAGCTGTGAAAGAAATGAACAGATGAGTGAACAGGTGGAAAAGCTGGCATCTGATATTAACATGATAAGAAATATGTCTCCATTTGCGGCAGTTAATTATATAAGAAAGGGTATTGGCTACGATGAATATATAAGAAATTATATATATGAACATAAGGCTGATAAGGAAGAATTATATAATGTGCTTGATGAACTGGCACACAGGGCGTCGCGGTATATGAGCCTCTCACAATGGCTTGATGGTATTACAGAATACCTTAAGCAGTGTGATACTCAGCGTAGGAACAACACGGTGGAAGGTGTGCATATGCTTACAATGCATGGCTCTAAAGGGCTTGAATATAAGATCGTGATGGTGATGGATGTATGTGAGGGGATAATACCGTATAATAAGGCAGTTCTTGATGAGCAGATAGAAGAGGAAAGAAGACTTTTTTATGTTGCAATGACAAGGGCAAAAGAAAAGTTGTATCTTCTGTCCCCCAAGCAGAGGTACAATAAAGATACAACCCGTTCACGCTTTTTAGAAGAGATTCTTACTGCTCGTTATCCTCTTCTTCGTACAGATCTTCATACTCCATAG
- a CDS encoding DUF58 domain-containing protein produces MNVLLMLLGVLIVYLAVKLVYRYNWNKNLTVSLEFDKKHVVKDDIVNITEVVTNAKRLPLPCINLKFQAARELLFTGADTNSSVSDKTYRNDVFSLLSNQRITRKVPVRCTRRGVYRISGLEIVFSGLFMNEINVLKAGNNCEITVYPKPADPTVLKSVNSRITGEAERKKYMLEDPFVFRGIRDYTSNDSLKNVNWKATARTGNLMVNEYDESVSRNVCILLNLEEDGVLRYDAVDEQAISIAAGISQMLIACGINVSMLSNGCDVDTKSPVVINNGSGTGHLNNINTALARIDTGIAMEEYSAMLEKILEPDNMRIESEYVYVLISASRRKKLQSVINKISRIQADMVWIVPHFPGDDYGLELCDFEPVGWEVK; encoded by the coding sequence ATGAATGTTTTGTTAATGCTTTTAGGTGTACTGATTGTGTACCTTGCTGTAAAGCTTGTGTACAGATATAACTGGAATAAAAATCTTACAGTGAGTCTTGAATTTGATAAAAAGCATGTGGTTAAGGATGATATTGTTAATATTACGGAAGTTGTTACTAATGCCAAGAGACTGCCACTTCCTTGTATTAATCTTAAATTTCAGGCTGCAAGAGAATTGCTTTTTACAGGTGCAGATACTAATTCAAGCGTATCGGATAAGACTTACCGTAATGATGTGTTTTCTCTTCTTTCTAATCAGAGAATTACAAGAAAGGTTCCTGTCAGGTGCACAAGAAGGGGCGTTTACCGCATTTCAGGTCTTGAGATTGTATTCTCTGGCTTGTTTATGAATGAAATTAATGTTCTAAAGGCTGGTAATAACTGTGAAATAACAGTATATCCAAAACCGGCAGACCCGACAGTGTTAAAATCAGTGAACAGCAGGATTACAGGAGAAGCAGAACGGAAAAAATATATGCTGGAAGATCCATTTGTATTCAGGGGGATAAGAGACTATACCAGTAATGACAGCCTTAAGAATGTCAACTGGAAAGCAACGGCAAGAACCGGCAATCTTATGGTTAATGAATATGATGAGTCTGTCAGCAGAAATGTATGCATTCTGCTAAATCTCGAAGAAGACGGAGTGTTGAGGTATGATGCAGTTGACGAACAGGCTATAAGTATTGCAGCAGGAATATCACAGATGCTAATTGCATGTGGAATAAATGTTTCAATGCTCAGCAATGGATGTGATGTTGATACAAAGAGTCCGGTTGTAATAAATAATGGTTCTGGAACAGGACATCTCAATAATATTAATACTGCACTTGCAAGAATTGATACAGGAATTGCTATGGAAGAATACTCTGCTATGCTTGAAAAAATTCTTGAGCCGGATAATATGAGAATAGAAAGTGAATATGTATATGTTTTAATCTCTGCAAGCAGAAGAAAGAAATTGCAGAGTGTTATTAATAAAATCAGCAGGATTCAGGCAGATATGGTATGGATTGTACCACATTTTCCAGGAGATGATTATGGACTGGAATTATGTGATTTTGAGCCGGTTGGATGGGAAGTTAAGTAA
- a CDS encoding DUF1292 domain-containing protein: MENNNQEYNTVTLMLDDNTECECAIIRIFPAGDNDYIALLPLEGEAADNDEVYLYRYKVEGDNEPVLENIESDDEYELVSEAFDEELDAMEYEDLYEEEDNEQ; this comes from the coding sequence ATGGAGAATAATAATCAGGAATATAACACAGTAACTCTGATGCTTGACGATAACACAGAATGTGAATGTGCAATAATACGCATATTCCCTGCTGGAGATAACGACTATATTGCTCTTCTTCCACTTGAGGGAGAAGCTGCAGACAACGATGAGGTATATCTCTACAGATACAAGGTTGAAGGTGACAACGAACCTGTACTTGAGAATATTGAATCTGATGATGAATACGAGCTTGTATCTGAAGCATTCGATGAAGAATTAGATGCTATGGAGTATGAAGATCTGTACGAAGAAGAGGATAACGAGCAGTAA
- a CDS encoding energy-coupled thiamine transporter ThiT, producing MSFLVEKMVNDSGVTYSLKGAGYAVLIILCVALLIIGCVARDCNKKNNAKHIAFAAMAIALAVVTSMIRVIRLPMGGSVTLFSMLFIVLVGYWYGIKAGLTAAVAYGIIQLILDPYILNIPQVMLDYILGFGALGLSGIFTGSKHGLVKGYIAGVIGRFICSFLSGWIFFAVYTPDFFNSAVLYSIVYNASYIGLEAVITLMVISLPAVNKALVYVKNNFV from the coding sequence ATGAGTTTTTTAGTTGAGAAAATGGTTAATGACAGTGGGGTAACATATAGTCTTAAAGGAGCAGGCTACGCTGTACTTATAATTTTATGTGTTGCACTACTGATAATTGGCTGCGTTGCGAGAGACTGCAATAAGAAAAATAATGCGAAACATATTGCATTTGCAGCAATGGCAATTGCACTGGCCGTGGTAACTTCTATGATTAGGGTTATTAGACTTCCGATGGGGGGTTCTGTAACATTATTTAGTATGCTTTTTATTGTACTCGTAGGGTATTGGTATGGAATAAAGGCAGGATTAACAGCAGCTGTTGCATATGGAATTATACAGTTGATACTTGATCCATATATTTTGAATATTCCACAGGTTATGCTTGATTATATATTAGGGTTTGGTGCACTTGGATTATCAGGAATATTCACTGGTTCAAAGCATGGGCTTGTTAAGGGATATATAGCTGGAGTTATAGGAAGATTTATATGTTCATTTCTGTCTGGATGGATATTCTTTGCCGTATACACTCCGGATTTTTTTAACAGTGCCGTGCTTTATTCAATAGTATATAATGCCTCTTATATTGGACTTGAAGCAGTGATAACACTTATGGTTATATCATTGCCAGCCGTTAATAAGGCACTTGTTTATGTTAAAAATAATTTTGTATAG
- a CDS encoding pectinesterase family protein — protein sequence MRRTRKLKKAVGVAAVVAMTATMLPVGVVTQNFGVSKIVHAEEQEQAKSKVLDTIWNSVEIGEHTGKGSYTYDSSAKTVVVTGAGTKFDKDKGNDNLSYSYFNAKGDVTITAKMKVSGSGNAQAGVLVRNDASEPGSQSEAIYADFGKNQIRYGRHGGKNGANPLGSAKAGDEVYVKIQIVGQVVSYYVSATSEFPEKPTKSETLSGIDTKTVGFFATEGATATFSDVKITSEYNQDDNKVKKVVFDSNVGELKATHTTSAAYSGKYIEGNKYEEVADGNILKITQTRSKADKGNIREDKHIDYLLFPEISENLTITADITVNSVDSGTDKQGIAIGQFSTKEKQKTSLDVVHFQKNKVYQHTYGNRGTGNCGDPKTSTLADAIGGTYTVSYSKKADNKAEVKIVSASGNVLVDTEANGATIDLAQDVIDSALQSGKSVNYGFAFSGISVDLANVKLINEAGEIVYDMNDYYIAVGVAPVINNATAKVADDRNSISVNWDIATEGTGNIKYQVYVSKDGADYVKAGDSKVNSYTYSVKEDGSYKFKVVPVGGDTKGTAIETNAVSLKTPLAKTILSAKGTDKSIELSWTAVEGATEYDIYKAFGSDGKAEIVKTVGDLSYTDSDIKAEEPYYYYIVAKNADNTSNPSETLQVLASNGHTGEYVYENEAAKLEVVAKDNDTVFADKASVAMKSDRAGTVKMVVNGNETIAKKVNADEAFILEASSLVKGRNDVEVLFKDETGKTTRKIFNFVSNPDYNIVVDSAFTGKDGDVVDGYATYKTVQAAVNSISADNAESKVIFIKNGEYNERVTVEVPNVSLLGEDAEKTHIYYSAALADKTATDMWTRNAMYVGSDADGFTAENLTVENSFAYTNGSDQQADALCIVADKTACVNVRLVGYQDTLLTDSRVKGSDGNYEVTRQYFSKCYITGNVDFIYGAGTSYFDDCDIVARYTEYKADGCFTAGRTYASTDYGYVFNNCRFIAEDKVADDSYRMARPWGKDDSTTFINCYLGRAIIDSGYGDMSGNSYKNARFAEYGSYGPGYVLDNDRPLLSSTQASVYAMNNVLGDYDASAVVNALYKTDTPSTPDESKPVDPTPDSPKPSAPTLDTDVSIDTGKDAPSVEVKESVSDLIDNILSDDQKKDAEGKDVKIVLSVNKDIGVNEDDKKAAEKKLAELSSGKKAGMYLDIDLNVMIGNGNISVTETKKPIAIEVSVPDELINTDANKTRKYSVLRVHNGNVDVLDATYDENTKKILFKSDVFSTYILVYEDTVKNPVPENPSPEDPTTEVPSGTEIKDGDKSAQTGDKSPIAALVSLLGLSGLGIFASTKKKRV from the coding sequence ATGAGACGAACAAGAAAATTGAAGAAAGCGGTTGGTGTAGCAGCAGTGGTTGCTATGACAGCAACTATGTTACCTGTTGGTGTGGTTACACAGAATTTCGGAGTTAGTAAGATTGTACATGCAGAAGAACAGGAACAAGCTAAGTCAAAGGTACTTGATACAATATGGAATAGTGTAGAGATAGGAGAGCATACTGGAAAAGGCTCGTATACATATGATTCTTCGGCTAAGACAGTTGTAGTAACAGGAGCGGGAACAAAGTTTGATAAGGATAAAGGAAACGATAATTTATCATATTCTTATTTTAATGCAAAAGGTGATGTCACTATTACTGCCAAAATGAAGGTCTCAGGAAGTGGAAATGCTCAGGCTGGTGTTCTTGTAAGAAATGACGCAAGTGAACCTGGCAGTCAGTCAGAGGCAATATATGCTGATTTTGGTAAAAACCAGATCAGATATGGCAGGCATGGCGGAAAGAATGGAGCAAATCCTTTAGGAAGTGCTAAAGCTGGTGATGAAGTGTATGTTAAAATTCAGATAGTTGGACAGGTTGTTAGTTATTATGTTTCAGCTACATCAGAATTTCCAGAAAAACCAACAAAATCAGAGACTCTTAGTGGTATAGATACAAAGACAGTAGGTTTTTTTGCAACAGAAGGAGCAACAGCAACATTTTCAGATGTAAAGATTACTTCTGAGTATAATCAGGATGATAATAAGGTTAAAAAGGTTGTGTTCGATTCTAATGTTGGAGAATTAAAGGCAACTCATACAACAAGCGCAGCGTATTCTGGTAAATATATTGAAGGTAACAAATACGAAGAAGTTGCTGACGGTAATATATTAAAGATTACTCAGACACGCTCTAAAGCTGATAAGGGTAATATAAGAGAAGATAAGCACATTGATTATCTATTATTCCCTGAGATTTCAGAAAATCTGACAATTACAGCTGATATAACAGTTAATTCTGTTGACAGTGGAACGGATAAGCAGGGAATCGCAATTGGTCAGTTCAGCACTAAAGAAAAACAAAAAACATCACTTGATGTAGTACATTTCCAGAAAAATAAGGTATATCAGCATACATATGGTAACAGGGGTACAGGAAATTGTGGTGATCCGAAGACTAGTACATTAGCTGATGCTATTGGAGGAACATATACAGTTTCATATTCTAAGAAAGCAGATAATAAAGCTGAGGTTAAAATTGTTTCGGCATCAGGAAATGTATTGGTTGACACAGAAGCTAATGGGGCAACAATTGATCTTGCACAGGATGTTATTGATTCGGCTCTTCAGTCTGGAAAGTCTGTAAACTATGGATTTGCTTTTTCTGGAATATCAGTTGATTTAGCTAATGTTAAGCTTATTAATGAAGCTGGTGAAATAGTATATGATATGAATGATTATTATATTGCTGTCGGAGTAGCACCTGTTATTAACAATGCAACAGCAAAGGTTGCTGATGACAGAAACAGCATTTCTGTAAACTGGGATATTGCAACAGAAGGCACGGGAAATATTAAGTATCAGGTATATGTATCTAAGGATGGAGCTGATTATGTAAAAGCTGGAGATTCTAAGGTTAATTCATATACATATAGTGTAAAAGAGGATGGTTCATATAAGTTTAAAGTTGTTCCTGTGGGTGGAGATACAAAGGGAACAGCAATTGAAACTAATGCAGTCAGCTTAAAAACACCATTAGCTAAGACAATATTGTCAGCTAAAGGAACTGATAAGAGTATTGAACTTTCATGGACAGCAGTTGAAGGTGCAACAGAATATGATATTTACAAAGCATTTGGTTCAGATGGAAAAGCAGAGATTGTAAAAACAGTAGGAGATTTATCGTATACAGATTCTGATATAAAGGCTGAGGAACCGTATTATTATTATATTGTTGCAAAGAATGCTGATAATACAAGCAATCCATCAGAAACGCTACAGGTTCTTGCATCTAATGGACATACTGGTGAGTATGTATATGAAAATGAGGCTGCAAAGTTAGAAGTTGTTGCTAAGGATAATGATACTGTATTTGCGGATAAGGCATCTGTTGCAATGAAATCAGACAGAGCTGGAACTGTAAAAATGGTTGTTAACGGAAATGAGACAATAGCCAAGAAAGTAAATGCTGATGAAGCATTTATTCTTGAAGCATCATCATTAGTTAAAGGTAGAAATGATGTTGAGGTTCTTTTCAAAGATGAAACTGGAAAGACAACAAGGAAAATATTTAACTTTGTAAGTAATCCTGATTATAACATTGTGGTTGATTCAGCATTTACAGGTAAAGATGGGGATGTAGTAGACGGATATGCAACTTATAAGACTGTACAGGCAGCTGTTAATTCAATATCAGCTGATAATGCAGAGTCTAAGGTTATATTCATTAAAAATGGGGAGTACAATGAAAGAGTAACAGTAGAAGTTCCTAATGTAAGCCTTTTAGGAGAAGATGCAGAGAAGACTCATATTTATTATTCAGCAGCTCTTGCAGATAAAACTGCTACTGATATGTGGACAAGAAATGCAATGTATGTAGGTTCTGATGCTGATGGATTTACTGCAGAAAACCTTACAGTAGAGAACTCATTTGCATATACTAATGGCAGCGACCAGCAGGCAGATGCACTTTGCATAGTTGCAGATAAGACAGCTTGTGTTAATGTAAGACTTGTTGGATATCAGGATACTCTTCTTACAGATTCGAGGGTAAAGGGCTCTGATGGAAACTATGAAGTTACAAGACAGTACTTCTCTAAGTGTTATATTACAGGTAATGTGGATTTCATTTACGGAGCTGGTACATCATATTTTGATGATTGCGATATTGTTGCAAGATATACAGAATATAAGGCTGATGGATGCTTTACAGCAGGCAGAACATATGCATCTACAGATTATGGATATGTATTTAATAATTGCAGATTCATTGCAGAGGACAAGGTTGCCGATGATTCATACAGAATGGCTCGTCCATGGGGAAAAGATGATTCAACAACATTTATTAATTGTTATCTTGGAAGAGCAATTATTGATTCAGGATATGGTGATATGAGTGGTAATTCATATAAGAATGCAAGATTTGCAGAATATGGTTCATACGGTCCAGGATATGTATTAGATAATGACAGACCACTTTTGTCATCTACACAGGCTTCAGTATATGCAATGAATAATGTATTGGGCGATTATGATGCTAGTGCCGTTGTTAACGCATTGTATAAGACAGATACTCCTTCTACACCAGATGAATCGAAACCAGTAGATCCAACACCGGATAGTCCAAAGCCATCTGCTCCGACATTGGATACTGATGTTTCTATTGATACAGGAAAAGATGCACCTTCTGTTGAAGTGAAAGAGTCTGTAAGTGATTTAATTGATAATATTTTATCTGATGATCAGAAGAAAGATGCAGAAGGAAAGGATGTTAAAATAGTTCTTTCAGTAAATAAGGATATAGGCGTAAATGAAGATGATAAGAAAGCTGCTGAAAAGAAACTTGCAGAATTGTCTTCTGGTAAGAAAGCAGGAATGTATCTGGATATAGACCTTAATGTTATGATTGGAAATGGAAATATTTCTGTTACCGAAACAAAGAAACCAATTGCGATTGAAGTGTCAGTTCCGGATGAATTAATTAATACAGATGCAAACAAGACAAGAAAATACAGTGTATTAAGAGTTCATAATGGTAATGTTGATGTACTTGATGCAACATATGATGAAAATACAAAGAAAATATTATTTAAATCAGATGTTTTCTCTACTTATATATTAGTATATGAAGATACTGTTAAGAATCCAGTACCAGAGAATCCATCACCGGAAGATCCAACAACAGAGGTACCATCTGGAACAGAAATTAAAGATGGCGATAAGTCAGCACAGACAGGAGACAAATCTCCAATTGCAGCGCTTGTTTCACTTCTTGGATTATCAGGATTAGGAATTTTTGCTTCTACTAAGAAAAAAAGAGTTTAA